ACGATGCCGGGCTCGACCACTACCAGGTGCGGACCTGGCGAGCCTGGCACGCCCACATCACCTTGTCGATGCTCGCCCTCGCCTGGCTAGCCGGCACGAAAACCCTTGCCGCAAAAGGGGAACCGGAACCAGCGACCAAGACATGATCAACTACACGCTACCCGAGATCCGGCGCCTACTCGTGCATTTGATCCTGCGACACGTGTCCGAACCCGACCGTCGCGACCTGCTCGATCAGGTCGGCACCCCGACGCAGTCCGTCACGAGCCCGGATCCGTTCGCCGAGCGCCGTCATCCGGCGCAGCAGGTCGTCGTCGGCGTACAGCGAGTCGATGGCGGCGGTCAGCTCGGCGGCCTCGAAACCGTACGTCGACAGCCGTACGCCGTAGCCGAGCTCGGCCATCCGCTGCGCGTTGTCGTACTGGTCCCAGAACAGCGGCAGCAACACCATCGGCTTGCCGAAATGCAGGCACTCGGTCGTGGTGTTGTTGCCGCCGTGCGTCACGACCAGGTCGACTTGCGGGATCACCGTGGTCTGCGGCAGCGCCTGTTCGCCGACCATGTTGGGCGCCAGCTCCAGCCGGTCCGCCTGCGGGCCCTTGCTGACGACGAACTTGTGCCGCGTGTCGCCGAGCACGTCGACGAGGCGGCGCATCAGGTCGATGTCGGCACCGCCGAGCGAACCGAGGGAGAGGTAGACGAGCGCAGTGCCAGCCGGTCGGTCGACGAAGTCGGGGGGCAGTTGGTACGTGTCCTCCGTGCGGCGCACGCTGGAGTCGATGCGGTGCCACGTCGGGTCGAGCGGACGGGCGTCGACGTAGTCGGCTTCTTCGGGGAAGACGTAGATGTTCGCCGCGTTGGAGCTGTGCATGAACTCCAGGTCGGGCAACGGTTCCGCGCCCTGGGCGACGACCCACTCGTTGAAGGTCGTCCACAGCGGGCGGAGCTTGCGCTCGAACTCGGCGCGGAACGGTTGCCACTGGCCGTCGTCGGCGGCCGGCAGCCCGGAGAAGGTCGGCGGAACCGCCGAGCCGCGCATCTCCAGCGGGTTGCAGCTCACTATGCGGACGAACGGTGCACCTACGTGCGGAGCGCAGGGAAGCAGACGACGTTGTCCTCCACCACGATGTCCGGGCGCACCCGCGCGAGGATGTCGCGCAGCTGCTGCTCCGCGTACATCGCGCCGTCGATGAGCGCCTGGTGCGTGGGGCGGACGAACGAGTCGAGCTGCTCGATCGTGGGCTTGCGGAACTCCGGTGCGGTCTCCTCGATGTAGTCGGCCCAGAACTTGTCCGGGTCCGCGTCTGCGGCGGCAGGGTCGGGTTCCGCGAGATCGACCAGTGCCTCCTCGAAGCCGTACGGCTCCAGCTTGCCCTTCCACGACGACTCACTCGCGAACACCACCCGGTGGCCGCGTTCGACGAGCAGGTCACCGAGACCGATGCACTGGTTCGTCGGGCCGTACGCCGACTCGGGCAGGAACAGAACGGTGAGCGGTCGGGTCGGCATCGGTGCGCCTCCTCGGGTCTTCCAGGTGGCCGTCAGCCTGCCAGCTACCGGAAGAATTTTGAAGAGACGTTCAGCCGGCTGCCTCCATGTCGCCCTCGCCGCGCGCCTGGTAGATGGCCAGCGTCTCCTCCCACGGGATGACGCCGACCCGGTCGGCCCACTTCTCGTGTGCGGTGGCGAGCTCCTGCACGATCTCCGGGTGTTCCGGGGCCAGGTCGACCAGCTCGGTGCGGTCGGTCTCCAGGTCGTACAGCTCCCACGGGTCGCCGTACTCACGGACGAGCTTCCACCTGCCGCGCCTTACGGCGACGTTGCCGGTGTGCTCCCAGAACAGCGGCACCGCCTCCTGGTCGGCGCCCGTGAGCGCCGGCAGCATCGACCTGCCTTCTGCCGGGGGAATGGTGTGGCCGGCGTACGAGTCGGGGTACTCGGCTCCGGTCGCGTCGATGATCGTGGGCAGCACGTCGGTCAGCTGGAACGGGGCACGCACGACGTCGCCTTCCGCCAGTCCGCCCGCCGGCCACGACACCACCATGGGGGTGGCGATGCCGCCTTCGTGCACCCACCGCTTGTAGTAGCGGAACGGGGTGGTGGAGAGGTTCGCCCACGCGCGTCCGTAGCTCGCGTACGTGTCCTCCGCTCCCGGCGTCACATGGACGGTGTTGCCGATGTGCACCGGCTTGCCGTCCCTCGTCGTGACGCGCAGGATGTCGTGCCGCTTGCGGAACCGTTCGAGCTCGACCTTCGGCAGGTCCTCGTCGGACGCCCCGTTGTCGGAGAGGAACACGACGATGGTGTCGTCGCGCACGCCGGTCTCGTCGAGCGTGGCGAGCAGGCGCGCGATGCCCTGGTCCATCCGGTCGATCTGTGCGGCGTAGGCGCGCATCCGGGCGAGCTGCCACTCCTTGTCGGGCTCGTCCGCCCAGGCCGGCCGACTCGGGTCGCGGTCGCTGAGCTGGGTGTCCGGCGGGAGCAGGCCGAGCTGCACGAGGCGTTCGAGGCGACGTTCCCGCAGCTCGTCCCAGCCGGCGTCGAACGTGCCCTCGTACTTGTCGATGTCCTCCTCGAGCGCGTGCAACGGCCAGTGCGGCGCGGTGTAAGCGAGGTAGAGGAAGAACGGCTGTTCCGGGGCGTCGTGCACGTGACGCTGTACGAAGCGCTGGGCCTCGTCGCTGATCGCGTCGGTGTAGTAGAACTCCCTGCCCAACGGCTCGTGCTCCGCGCTCTGCTCGCCGCGGGTCAGCGTGCCCGGCCAGAAGAAGCTGCCGCACCCGGTGAGCGTGCCGAAGTAGTGGTCGAACCCGCGCCTGGTGGGCCACGCGTCGTTGGCGTTCCACATGTCCGAGCTCAGGTGCCACTTGCCGCACAGCGCGGTCGCGTAGCCGGCCTCCCGCAACACTTCTGCGAGTGTGACGCAGTTCCTGTTCAGGTTGCCCGGATAGCCGCGCGGCCGGTCGTCGTTGGTGAGGACGCCGATGCCGGTCTGGTGCGGGTGCAGGCCGGTGAGCAGAGAGGCGCGCGACGGGCTGCACCGCGGGGTGGCGTAGAAGTTGGCGAACCGCACGCCCCGCTCGGCCAGTTGGTCCACCGCGGGCGTGTCGACCTCCCCGCCGTAGCAACCGAGGTCAGAGAACCCCATGTCGTCGGCGAGGATCACTACGACGTTCGGTCGACTCACGACATCAGCCCTTCACTGCTCCGCGCGTCATGCCGGTCACGATGCGCCGCCTCGCGATGATGGCCAGCAGGATGATGGGGATGGCGGTGATACTGCCGGCCGCTGCCATCTCACCCCACTTCGCCTCGTACGGCTGGACCAGCGCCGCGATGCCCACGGTGATCGGCGACGTGGTGCCGCCGGACGTCATGGTCAGGCCGAACAGGAACTCGTTCCACGTCATGATCGCCGTGTAGATGGCTGCGGCGGCCGCGCCAGGCGCCACCACGGGGAGCATCACCTTGCGGAAGGTCAGCAGCTCGGACGCGCCGTCGATCAACGCAGCCTCGCGCAGCTCCACGGGCACAGAACCGAAGTAGACCTTCATGAGGACGACCGTGAACGGCAGGTTGAACACGGTGTTCAGCATGATCAGCCCGGGGATGCTGCCGAGCAGGCCGAGGTTCTGCAAGGTGGAGTAAAGGCCAGGCACCATGGCCATCGGCGGTACGACGGGGATGATCGCCGCGACCGCGAGCAGGGCGGCGGTCATCTTCGGCGACCAGCCCAGGCTGGCCAGGCTGTACCCGGCAAGCGTGCCGACCAGCAGGCACAGGACGACCGTGCCTGCCACGATGATGATGCTGTTCACGTACTGCGTGGCGAACGGCTGGCCGAAGGCGAACAGCGACTGGAGGTTGCTCAGTGAGAAGCCGAACTGCCAGTCGCCGCTGACGATGTTCTTCGCCGGTTGTACGGCGAGCACCAGCATCCAGGCGACCGGCAGGACGATGGCGAGGATCGCGATGCCGAGAAACACCTCGGTGAGCAGGCCACCACGGCCTTGCTTGTTACGCATTGCTGACCCCTCCCGTCGCGAGCTTCCCCAGCTTCCTGCCAAGCAGCGCCAGACCGAGCGCTACGCCCACGGCGAGGATGACGACCACGGAGAGCGCGGCACCGTAGCCGAGCTCCAGGTGGTCGAAGAAGACCTCCCTGATGTAGAGGCTCACCAACGTGGTGGCGCCGTCCGGGCCGCCCTTGGTGAGCAGGTACATCTCGT
Above is a genomic segment from Streptosporangiales bacterium containing:
- a CDS encoding IS701 family transposase, whose amino-acid sequence is DAGLDHYQVRTWRAWHAHITLSMLALAWLAGTKTLAAKGEPEPATKT
- a CDS encoding sulfatase-like hydrolase/transferase, whose product is MGFSDLGCYGGEVDTPAVDQLAERGVRFANFYATPRCSPSRASLLTGLHPHQTGIGVLTNDDRPRGYPGNLNRNCVTLAEVLREAGYATALCGKWHLSSDMWNANDAWPTRRGFDHYFGTLTGCGSFFWPGTLTRGEQSAEHEPLGREFYYTDAISDEAQRFVQRHVHDAPEQPFFLYLAYTAPHWPLHALEEDIDKYEGTFDAGWDELRERRLERLVQLGLLPPDTQLSDRDPSRPAWADEPDKEWQLARMRAYAAQIDRMDQGIARLLATLDETGVRDDTIVVFLSDNGASDEDLPKVELERFRKRHDILRVTTRDGKPVHIGNTVHVTPGAEDTYASYGRAWANLSTTPFRYYKRWVHEGGIATPMVVSWPAGGLAEGDVVRAPFQLTDVLPTIIDATGAEYPDSYAGHTIPPAEGRSMLPALTGADQEAVPLFWEHTGNVAVRRGRWKLVREYGDPWELYDLETDRTELVDLAPEHPEIVQELATAHEKWADRVGVIPWEETLAIYQARGEGDMEAAG
- a CDS encoding ABC transporter permease subunit; the encoded protein is MLTEVFLGIAILAIVLPVAWMLVLAVQPAKNIVSGDWQFGFSLSNLQSLFAFGQPFATQYVNSIIIVAGTVVLCLLVGTLAGYSLASLGWSPKMTAALLAVAAIIPVVPPMAMVPGLYSTLQNLGLLGSIPGLIMLNTVFNLPFTVVLMKVYFGSVPVELREAALIDGASELLTFRKVMLPVVAPGAAAAAIYTAIMTWNEFLFGLTMTSGGTTSPITVGIAALVQPYEAKWGEMAAAGSITAIPIILLAIIARRRIVTGMTRGAVKG